In Acidobacteriota bacterium, one genomic interval encodes:
- a CDS encoding FHA domain-containing protein, translated as MDATPHLKLLLPGGRHRVTPITSEPFTIGRRRDNHLVLSDRDISRVQAIVSKEGDAYVIEDQQSLFGTAVNGEPIVRRALKNRDVVSFGRERTIEMVFLHEDPMSQILDRVDQTPARETSREELRNLRILLEISKGMNSFTSLTDLLELALDAVVDLTSAERGFLMLRDPEGKLQMHAARNMAGERIRPENLRISMSIVSDVMSGGRPIFLADALQSSDLRERTSIAELKLRSIACLPIRIPAAHMLTRPPRRVSRPDDRSARSAVSQDVIGVIYTDSSQATRPLGEVTRELVESIAIHSAISIENFLLRQEELEHRLIEREMEKLREIDRLKSDFVSHVSHELRTPLTAIKGSLDNMLDGLTGELAEKQVRYLHRMKSNTDHLVRLINDLLDLSRIEAGQIALNARPLPLASLIHEICESLRPLAAAKQITLAAESAELTVIADQVRLTQVLLNLTGNALKFTPSGGNVSIRAEAAGDQVRIAVRDNGVGLDPREQARIFERFYQIKATDGGPTVGTGLGLSITKSLVELHGGGIAVESALGMGSTFTVSLPIAGPPPPPPRPVEEPPSPPSGAPAASAWGSHRSTQG; from the coding sequence TTGGACGCCACCCCACATCTCAAGCTGTTGCTCCCGGGCGGACGCCACCGCGTCACGCCGATCACCTCCGAGCCGTTCACCATCGGCCGCCGGCGCGACAACCACCTCGTTCTCTCCGACCGCGACATCTCGCGCGTCCAGGCGATCGTGTCGAAGGAGGGGGACGCCTACGTCATCGAGGATCAGCAGAGCCTGTTCGGGACCGCCGTGAACGGGGAGCCGATCGTCCGCCGGGCCCTCAAGAACCGCGACGTCGTCTCGTTCGGGCGCGAGCGCACGATCGAGATGGTCTTCCTGCACGAGGATCCGATGAGCCAGATCCTCGATCGCGTGGACCAGACTCCCGCCCGCGAGACCAGCCGCGAGGAGCTCCGCAACCTGCGCATCCTGCTCGAGATCAGCAAGGGGATGAATTCATTCACGTCCCTCACCGACCTGCTCGAGCTGGCGCTCGACGCGGTCGTCGATCTGACCTCCGCCGAGCGGGGATTCCTGATGCTCCGGGATCCGGAAGGGAAGCTCCAGATGCACGCGGCGCGCAACATGGCGGGCGAGCGCATCCGGCCGGAGAACCTCCGCATCAGCATGAGCATCGTCTCCGACGTCATGAGCGGCGGCCGCCCGATCTTTCTCGCGGACGCGCTCCAGAGCTCAGACCTGAGGGAGCGCACGAGCATCGCCGAGTTGAAGCTGCGCTCGATCGCCTGCCTGCCGATCCGGATTCCCGCGGCCCACATGCTGACGCGCCCTCCACGGCGGGTCTCGCGACCCGACGACCGGTCGGCGCGATCGGCCGTGTCGCAGGACGTCATCGGCGTCATCTACACGGACTCGTCGCAGGCGACCCGGCCGCTGGGCGAGGTCACCCGCGAGCTGGTCGAATCGATCGCCATCCACTCGGCCATCTCCATCGAGAATTTCCTCCTGCGCCAGGAGGAGCTGGAGCACCGGCTGATCGAGAGGGAGATGGAGAAGCTGCGGGAGATCGATCGCCTCAAGAGCGACTTCGTCTCGCACGTCTCGCACGAGCTGCGCACGCCGCTGACCGCGATCAAGGGCTCGCTCGACAACATGCTCGACGGGCTCACCGGGGAGCTGGCCGAGAAACAGGTCCGGTACCTCCACCGGATGAAGAGCAACACCGATCACCTCGTGCGCCTCATCAACGACCTGCTCGACCTCTCGCGCATCGAGGCCGGCCAGATTGCGCTCAACGCGCGCCCGCTCCCCCTCGCCTCGCTCATCCACGAAATCTGCGAGTCGCTCCGGCCGCTGGCGGCCGCCAAGCAAATCACGCTCGCCGCAGAGAGCGCGGAGCTGACGGTGATCGCCGACCAGGTCAGGCTCACGCAGGTGCTGTTGAACCTCACGGGGAACGCCCTGAAGTTCACGCCGAGCGGCGGCAACGTCTCGATCCGCGCCGAGGCGGCCGGCGACCAGGTTCGCATCGCGGTCCGCGACAACGGCGTGGGGCTCGATCCACGGGAGCAGGCCCGGATCTTCGAGCGCTTCTACCAGATCAAGGCGACCGACGGCGGGCCGACCGTCGGCACCGGGCTGGGCCTCTCGATCACGAAGAGCCTCGTCGAGCTCCACGGCGGCGGCATCGCCGTGGAGAGCGCCCTCGGCATGGGGAGCACGTTCACGGTGTCCCTTCCGATCGCCGGACCTCCCCCGCCGCCCCCGCGGCCGGTGGAGGAACCTCCATCGCCCCCGTCGGGCGCACCCGCGGCGTCCGCGTGGGGCTCTCACCGCTCCACGCAGGGTTGA
- a CDS encoding SMC family ATPase — protein MRIRRLMVRDFGRLRGEFHFAADRINLILEPNESGKSTLAHAILAALYGFPAGQRRSEARPVPDVDVHRPWSGGEYLVEMDVEAGGRVYTVRRDFGKKEEVVREWRTGKDISGEFTTAKDTLDFGGRLTGLDRDDFARSVFVRQSEAREIRDAAGVTAALQRIATSQQGDVAASEAIEILRAATRAFRGRKIRRGRIEGELAEIDEEIRTLAERLKGMEERRRAAEDRISELENVSGMVGRVDVDLQRLEYLVLAAGRQEDAARHEEEVQERRDLEEREKEFQSLSPAADFPSQGLARLIEIKGRLQELDREAARVRAGAEEEIDRPLAGLEERAASSGRLADLKPAELSRFSSAETDLAGAWKARRDARRALAAHDRASRAAGLDPSRLTMMAGRFAGMRGDDRRFLLDSGERLASLRSAAADAQREMERLDAGLAEAAGRARRGEAARNALAVAAAVLALGAAGLFLSPLPHLWAFLSLGAAAAALATRFAMLPADASQIVATTLGAEREAFSRSLEERRTAATEIESRVRALAGAAGYASEEEFLRDYREAATHQDKTAERASLQRRRDEAAALLKQAASIIRSVMDSGGHEPRFGAVTPRTSRRFRSLATTCRETLSRIDEMRERRRASERQIGDLERQRTAQARDVASIVASARLEPAADLDEAIRRFEEGIARKDRYDALKRDVIPALVRRSLTHRGDSLKRAVEIADSVLRRRVAEAPGLAELVPRKSHKEYVEERSRLQDESRNLAERRSQLSAELSEVLREYRKEYPDALRWLSEWTEVRERAAAFKGSVDLACSVLEELSREAYAEWAEVLNERASETLALVSHGYDDLRFDNDLTFTVRDRSDQSRRGVDDVNHRLSAGARDQIYFSARLAMAEYLSSGRVRLPLILDDPFATFDDERFARAMEVVIDRFGRRHQVILLSCHESRHRVWQEREPERFAERVRVMALQSPVT, from the coding sequence ATGAGAATCCGGCGCCTCATGGTGCGCGACTTCGGAAGGCTCCGCGGCGAGTTCCACTTCGCGGCCGACCGCATCAACCTGATCCTCGAGCCGAACGAGAGCGGCAAGTCCACGCTCGCGCACGCGATCCTCGCGGCGCTCTACGGTTTTCCCGCGGGACAGCGGAGGTCGGAGGCCCGCCCCGTCCCCGACGTCGACGTGCACCGCCCCTGGTCGGGCGGCGAGTATCTCGTCGAGATGGACGTCGAGGCCGGCGGGCGCGTGTACACGGTGCGCCGTGATTTCGGGAAGAAGGAGGAAGTCGTCCGCGAGTGGCGCACCGGGAAGGACATCTCCGGGGAGTTCACGACCGCGAAGGACACCCTCGACTTCGGGGGGCGGCTGACCGGCCTCGACCGCGACGATTTCGCGCGGAGCGTCTTCGTGAGGCAGTCGGAGGCGCGGGAGATCCGCGACGCCGCCGGGGTGACCGCGGCGCTGCAGCGGATCGCGACGTCGCAGCAGGGGGACGTCGCGGCCTCGGAGGCGATCGAGATTCTGAGGGCGGCCACCCGCGCGTTCCGGGGCCGCAAGATTCGCCGCGGGAGAATCGAGGGAGAGCTTGCGGAGATCGACGAGGAGATCCGGACCCTCGCAGAGCGGCTGAAGGGGATGGAGGAGCGACGGCGCGCCGCCGAGGACCGGATCTCGGAGCTCGAGAACGTCTCCGGGATGGTGGGACGCGTGGACGTCGATCTCCAGCGCCTGGAGTACCTCGTGCTGGCCGCAGGCCGCCAGGAGGACGCGGCGCGCCACGAGGAGGAGGTCCAGGAGCGCCGCGATCTCGAGGAGCGCGAGAAGGAATTCCAGTCGCTCTCCCCGGCCGCGGACTTCCCCTCCCAGGGCCTCGCGCGGCTGATCGAGATCAAGGGCCGGCTCCAGGAGCTCGATCGGGAGGCGGCGCGGGTCCGCGCCGGCGCCGAGGAGGAGATCGACCGCCCTCTCGCGGGGCTCGAGGAGAGGGCGGCCAGCTCCGGCCGGCTCGCCGATCTGAAGCCGGCGGAGCTCTCCAGGTTCTCCTCGGCCGAGACGGATCTCGCGGGGGCGTGGAAGGCGCGGCGCGACGCCCGGCGGGCGCTCGCCGCCCACGATCGCGCCTCGCGCGCGGCGGGGCTCGACCCCTCGCGGTTGACGATGATGGCCGGCAGGTTCGCAGGAATGCGGGGGGACGACCGGCGGTTTCTCCTCGACTCGGGAGAGCGACTCGCCTCGCTGCGCTCGGCGGCCGCCGACGCGCAGCGCGAGATGGAGCGCCTCGACGCCGGCCTGGCGGAGGCGGCCGGGCGCGCGCGGCGAGGCGAGGCGGCGAGAAACGCACTCGCCGTGGCCGCCGCCGTCCTGGCGCTCGGCGCCGCGGGCCTCTTCCTGTCGCCGCTTCCCCACCTCTGGGCGTTCCTGAGCCTGGGCGCCGCCGCGGCGGCGCTCGCGACCCGGTTCGCGATGCTTCCGGCCGATGCCTCGCAGATCGTCGCGACGACGCTGGGCGCCGAGCGGGAGGCCTTCTCCCGCAGCCTCGAGGAGAGGAGGACGGCCGCCACCGAGATTGAATCGCGCGTGCGCGCGCTCGCCGGGGCCGCCGGCTACGCCTCGGAGGAGGAGTTTCTCCGGGACTATCGCGAGGCCGCGACGCACCAGGACAAGACGGCCGAGCGCGCCTCGCTGCAGCGCCGGCGCGACGAGGCCGCCGCGCTCCTCAAGCAGGCGGCGTCCATCATTCGTTCGGTCATGGACTCGGGCGGGCACGAGCCCCGGTTCGGCGCCGTCACCCCGCGGACCTCTCGGCGCTTTCGCTCCCTCGCGACCACGTGCCGCGAGACGCTTTCGCGAATCGACGAGATGCGCGAGCGGCGGCGGGCGAGCGAGCGCCAGATCGGGGACCTCGAGCGACAGCGCACGGCGCAGGCGAGGGACGTCGCGTCGATCGTCGCCTCCGCCCGGCTGGAGCCCGCGGCCGATCTCGACGAGGCCATCCGCCGTTTCGAGGAGGGAATCGCCCGCAAGGACCGTTACGACGCACTCAAGCGCGACGTCATCCCCGCGCTGGTCCGACGATCTCTCACGCATCGCGGCGACTCCCTGAAGCGCGCCGTCGAAATCGCCGACTCGGTCCTGCGCCGCCGCGTGGCCGAGGCGCCCGGCCTCGCCGAGCTCGTCCCCCGGAAGAGCCACAAGGAGTACGTCGAGGAGCGGAGCCGCCTGCAGGACGAATCTCGAAACCTCGCGGAGCGGCGGTCCCAGCTCTCCGCCGAGCTGAGCGAGGTCCTGCGCGAGTACCGCAAGGAGTACCCCGACGCCCTGCGCTGGCTCTCCGAGTGGACCGAGGTGCGGGAGCGCGCGGCGGCCTTCAAGGGCTCGGTGGATCTCGCCTGCTCCGTCCTCGAGGAGCTCTCGCGCGAGGCCTATGCCGAGTGGGCGGAGGTGCTCAACGAGCGGGCGTCCGAGACGCTCGCGCTGGTCTCCCACGGTTACGACGATCTGAGATTCGACAACGATCTGACGTTCACGGTCCGCGATCGGAGCGACCAATCGCGCCGGGGCGTGGACGACGTCAACCACCGTCTGAGCGCCGGGGCGCGCGACCAGATCTACTTCTCCGCGCGGCTCGCGATGGCCGAGTACCTCTCGTCGGGCCGCGTCAGGCTTCCGCTGATCCTAGACGACCCGTTCGCGACGTTCGACGACGAGCGGTTCGCGCGGGCGATGGAGGTCGTCATCGATCGGTTCGGCCGTCGCCACCAGGTGATCCTCCTGTCCTGCCACGAGTCGCGACACCGCGTCTGGCAGGAGCGCGAGCCCGAGCGATTCGCGGAGCGCGTCCGCGTGATGGCGCTCCAGTCGCCCGTGACCTGA
- a CDS encoding sigma-54-dependent Fis family transcriptional regulator, translating into MRQGRILIADDDPDILEVLGDRLVAQGYHVTTARDGLEALKSIERETPDVVLLDLQMPKLGGLEVLRRVGEDGRDVTTVVITAVGTIDRAVEAMKSGAYDFITKPFNPEQITLTVAKALERAGLRKTNRFLRAQEEERHVDLIGSAASMLAIVGTARRAAASRSTVLVLGESGTGKEVLARCLHGWSDRSAAPFVAVNCVALTEELLESELFGHEKGSFTGAVNQKAGKFEIADGGTLFLDEIAEIKPELQAKLLRVLQEHRFERVGGNAAIDVDIRIVAATNRDLEEEIRNGTFREDLYYRLNVITLRMPPLRERMDDIPSLAEHFLAKYRRETKRDVKRISRPALSVLMRYEWPGNVRELENTIERAVVLGVDEEIVPDDLPLYLLETTAPPGPSDVDGRFHGDVRRYKAQLIRDAIRQAGGHHRKAAGLLGLNPTYLSRLIRNLGVKD; encoded by the coding sequence GTGCGCCAGGGACGCATTCTGATCGCCGACGACGACCCCGACATCCTCGAGGTCCTCGGAGATCGCCTCGTCGCGCAGGGATACCACGTGACGACCGCGCGCGACGGGCTCGAGGCGCTCAAGTCGATCGAGCGCGAGACTCCGGACGTCGTCCTGCTCGATCTCCAGATGCCGAAGCTCGGCGGTCTCGAGGTGCTGAGGCGGGTCGGCGAGGACGGCCGGGACGTCACGACCGTCGTGATCACGGCCGTCGGCACGATCGATCGCGCCGTCGAGGCGATGAAGAGCGGCGCCTACGATTTCATCACGAAGCCGTTCAACCCCGAGCAGATCACCCTGACCGTCGCGAAGGCGCTCGAGCGCGCGGGTCTGCGCAAGACGAACCGATTCCTCCGGGCGCAGGAGGAGGAGCGTCACGTCGATCTGATCGGATCGGCCGCCTCCATGCTGGCGATCGTCGGCACGGCGCGCCGGGCCGCCGCCTCGAGGTCGACGGTCCTCGTGCTGGGCGAATCGGGAACCGGCAAGGAGGTGCTCGCGCGCTGCCTGCACGGCTGGAGCGATCGCTCCGCGGCGCCGTTCGTCGCCGTCAACTGCGTCGCGCTGACCGAGGAGCTGCTCGAGTCGGAGCTGTTCGGCCACGAGAAGGGGTCGTTCACGGGCGCGGTGAACCAGAAGGCGGGAAAGTTCGAGATCGCCGACGGAGGCACGCTCTTCCTCGACGAGATCGCCGAGATCAAGCCGGAGCTCCAGGCGAAGCTGCTCCGCGTCCTGCAGGAGCACAGGTTCGAGCGCGTGGGAGGGAACGCCGCGATCGACGTCGACATCCGGATCGTCGCAGCCACGAACCGCGATCTCGAGGAAGAGATCCGGAACGGGACGTTCCGTGAGGATCTCTACTACCGTCTCAACGTCATCACTCTCCGCATGCCCCCCCTGCGCGAGCGCATGGACGACATCCCGTCGCTCGCCGAGCACTTCCTGGCGAAGTACCGGCGCGAGACGAAGCGGGACGTGAAGCGGATCTCGAGGCCCGCGCTCTCGGTGCTGATGCGCTACGAATGGCCGGGCAACGTGCGCGAGCTCGAGAACACCATCGAGCGGGCGGTCGTCCTCGGCGTGGACGAGGAAATCGTGCCGGACGACCTGCCCCTGTACCTTCTGGAGACGACCGCACCCCCCGGCCCGAGCGACGTCGACGGAAGATTCCACGGCGACGTGCGCCGCTACAAGGCGCAGCTCATCCGCGACGCGATCCGGCAGGCGGGTGGCCACCACCGCAAGGCCGCGGGGCTTCTCGGGCTGAACCCGACCTATCTTTCGCGACTGATCCGCAATCTCGGCGTCAAGGACTGA
- a CDS encoding diguanylate cyclase has product MAKGAVDHEKYRALYRLGSTMSFNTLIDADRLANLAISMLAEFTAARRGYLTLFDDEGEVRHRFGIEVGEDVRDLGLDGAAERRMLDAAAGGEGSRSEDGHALTAVLVCEESTVGAMLLERNAADPPFDPGDLALVEACAAHLAQSLRSRQLYESHMAQRRRVELFDRVTRAVNSPNDLEEILAIIVRTASEALSAAAGALILGDTAGRLGVAIPYRMREGLVDSELRPAESRMVRWVFTEGTPFCDGERVIAPVKQVLRDRRVFDERRRSLHASAFVRTLGVLYLEGPLQRGPFSEEDLMTLGVFADHVAAAVANNALLQQASTDALTRLESRRQFETRLSEEFEFARRHGIPLSLIMADVDHFKKVNDSHGHPVGDEVLVEVAAILREAVRKYDQCARYGGEEFMIVLPETRLYGAEVVAENIRRRVEGGLFSRERIPVTISLGVAEFPLHAATPEGLVRKVDRALYEAKSSGRNRTRAATAG; this is encoded by the coding sequence ATACCGCGCGCTCTACCGGCTCGGCTCGACGATGAGCTTCAACACCCTCATCGACGCCGACCGTCTCGCCAACCTCGCGATCTCGATGCTCGCCGAGTTCACCGCCGCGCGCCGCGGCTACCTGACGCTCTTCGACGACGAGGGGGAGGTTCGCCACCGCTTCGGGATCGAGGTGGGCGAGGACGTCCGGGACCTCGGCCTCGACGGGGCCGCGGAGCGCCGGATGCTCGACGCGGCGGCGGGGGGCGAGGGGAGCCGCTCCGAGGACGGCCACGCTCTGACCGCGGTGCTCGTGTGCGAGGAGTCGACGGTCGGCGCGATGCTCCTGGAGCGGAACGCGGCCGACCCACCCTTCGATCCAGGGGATCTCGCCCTCGTCGAGGCGTGCGCCGCCCACCTCGCGCAATCGCTGCGGAGCCGCCAGCTCTACGAGTCGCACATGGCGCAGCGACGGCGCGTCGAGCTGTTCGATCGGGTCACGCGGGCCGTGAACTCGCCGAACGATCTCGAGGAGATCCTCGCGATCATCGTCCGGACGGCCAGCGAGGCGCTCTCGGCGGCGGCCGGCGCGCTCATCCTCGGCGACACGGCCGGGCGCCTCGGCGTGGCGATCCCGTACAGGATGCGCGAGGGGCTCGTGGACTCGGAGCTGCGCCCCGCGGAGAGCCGCATGGTGCGCTGGGTCTTCACGGAGGGAACGCCCTTCTGCGACGGGGAGCGCGTGATCGCGCCCGTCAAGCAGGTTCTGCGCGATCGGCGCGTCTTCGACGAGCGGCGGCGCTCGCTCCACGCCTCGGCGTTCGTCAGGACGCTCGGGGTCCTGTACCTCGAGGGGCCCTTGCAGCGGGGCCCCTTCAGCGAGGAGGATCTGATGACGCTCGGCGTGTTCGCCGACCACGTCGCCGCGGCGGTGGCGAACAATGCGCTCCTCCAGCAGGCTTCGACGGACGCGCTCACGCGCCTCGAGTCGCGAAGACAGTTCGAGACGAGGCTCTCCGAGGAGTTCGAGTTCGCCCGCCGGCACGGAATCCCTCTCTCGCTGATCATGGCCGACGTCGACCACTTCAAGAAGGTCAACGACAGCCACGGCCACCCCGTCGGCGACGAGGTCCTCGTCGAGGTGGCGGCGATCCTCAGGGAGGCGGTGAGGAAGTACGACCAGTGCGCGCGCTACGGCGGCGAGGAGTTCATGATCGTGCTCCCCGAGACGCGCCTGTACGGCGCCGAGGTCGTTGCCGAGAACATCCGGCGGCGCGTGGAGGGAGGCCTCTTCTCGCGCGAGAGGATCCCCGTCACGATCAGCCTCGGCGTCGCCGAGTTCCCCCTTCACGCGGCCACCCCGGAAGGGCTCGTGCGAAAGGTCGACCGCGCGCTCTACGAGGCCAAGTCGTCGGGACGCAACCGCACGCGAGCGGCCACGGCGGGCTGA
- the mutS gene encoding DNA mismatch repair protein MutS, with translation MTPATPMLEQYHRAKRAHPDAIVMFRLGDFYEMFYEDAEVASRLLDIALTARGRGTEHEAPMCGVPYHAADGYVARLVGAGHRVALCDQVEDASQARGLVRREVVRVVSPGLVTDPGSLDSRTPLFLASICRAGDRVGCAYADLSAGDLRIAEAPAADAAEALALQFVAFRPREVLLPEGEDAAGLLPPSGGEPPIPVTRAPAWMFGEDSALRTLTTTLRTGTLAGFGWRDSGAAVRAAGALLLHLGETQKSRLDHFTRLRPFLPSQHLTLDETTVRTLEVVASMRDGKREGTLLSVLDRTVTPMGARLLRSWLVAPSTDLAIVEDRQGAVAELVAAPSSRELLRSALRGVRDVERILGRLAIGTALARDLVALRDSLAALPVLAGVRGELVAPALRCAAADEDLLADIESLIRGAIADEPAAALHEGGIVRDGHDATLDDLRAISRDGRAYIAEIETRERARTKIASLKVRYNRVFGYYIEVSRANLPLVPDDYERKQTLVGAERFVTPELKSYEEKVLTAQERIGAIEYEIFLKIRAEVAQAAGRIRAATDVVARLDALASFAEVAATDGFVRPRLVLDGSLRILDGRHPVVETTSRERFVPNDVIAGERGDRILIITGPNMGGKSTYLRQTALIVLMAHAGSFVPARDAEIPVVDRIFSRVGASDSLATGQSTFMVEMTETANILNNATSRSLVLLDEVGRGTATFDGLSLAWAIVEHLHNAGTAPPITLFATHYHELTDLALTLPGVRNLTVGVRETGEAIIFLRKITEGTSDRSYGIHVARLAGLPRSVIDRAREILTNLESDEVGRDGMPRLARHRDPAAARGQLELFGTARGEAAEAVAARLREIDPNALSPIEALRLLFELKARATR, from the coding sequence ATGACCCCCGCCACGCCGATGCTCGAGCAGTACCACCGCGCGAAACGCGCGCACCCGGACGCGATCGTCATGTTCCGGCTCGGCGACTTCTACGAGATGTTCTACGAGGACGCGGAGGTGGCCTCGCGCCTCCTCGACATCGCCCTCACGGCCCGCGGGCGCGGGACCGAGCACGAGGCGCCGATGTGCGGGGTCCCCTACCACGCCGCCGACGGCTACGTCGCCCGGCTGGTCGGCGCGGGGCATCGCGTGGCCCTGTGCGATCAGGTCGAGGACGCCTCGCAGGCCCGGGGGCTCGTGCGGCGCGAGGTGGTCCGCGTCGTCAGCCCCGGCCTGGTCACCGACCCGGGCTCGCTCGACTCCCGGACGCCGTTGTTCCTCGCCTCGATCTGCCGGGCCGGCGATCGCGTCGGGTGCGCCTACGCCGACCTCTCGGCGGGCGACCTCCGCATCGCCGAGGCGCCCGCCGCGGACGCGGCCGAGGCGCTCGCGCTCCAGTTCGTCGCCTTCCGTCCGCGCGAGGTCCTCCTGCCCGAAGGAGAGGACGCGGCCGGTCTCCTCCCTCCCTCCGGAGGGGAGCCGCCGATCCCCGTGACGCGCGCCCCGGCCTGGATGTTCGGGGAGGACTCCGCGCTCCGCACTCTCACGACGACGCTCCGCACGGGGACGCTCGCCGGATTCGGCTGGCGCGACTCGGGGGCGGCCGTGAGGGCGGCGGGGGCGCTGCTGCTGCACCTCGGAGAAACGCAGAAGAGCCGGCTCGATCACTTCACGCGCCTCCGTCCCTTCCTTCCGTCGCAGCACCTGACGCTCGACGAGACCACGGTGAGGACTCTCGAGGTCGTCGCCTCCATGCGGGACGGCAAACGCGAGGGAACGCTTCTCTCCGTGCTCGACCGCACGGTGACCCCGATGGGCGCCCGGCTCCTCCGCTCGTGGCTCGTCGCCCCGTCGACCGACCTCGCCATCGTCGAGGATCGCCAGGGCGCGGTGGCCGAGCTCGTGGCGGCCCCTTCGAGCCGGGAACTCCTCCGCTCCGCCCTCCGCGGAGTGCGGGACGTCGAGCGCATCCTCGGGCGGCTCGCCATCGGGACGGCCCTCGCGCGCGATCTCGTCGCGCTGCGGGACTCGCTCGCCGCCCTTCCCGTCCTCGCCGGCGTGCGAGGAGAGCTCGTCGCGCCCGCGCTCCGGTGCGCGGCCGCGGACGAGGATCTGCTCGCGGACATCGAATCGCTCATCCGCGGCGCGATCGCGGACGAGCCGGCCGCCGCGCTCCACGAGGGGGGGATCGTCCGGGACGGCCACGACGCGACGCTCGACGATCTGCGCGCCATCAGCCGCGATGGCCGCGCCTACATCGCCGAGATCGAGACGCGAGAGCGAGCGCGGACGAAGATCGCGTCCCTCAAGGTGCGCTACAACAGGGTGTTCGGGTACTACATCGAGGTCAGCAGGGCCAACCTTCCCCTGGTGCCCGACGACTACGAGCGGAAGCAGACGCTGGTCGGCGCCGAAAGGTTCGTGACGCCCGAGCTGAAGTCTTACGAGGAGAAAGTCCTCACAGCGCAGGAGCGGATCGGCGCGATCGAGTACGAGATCTTCCTGAAGATCCGGGCGGAGGTGGCGCAGGCGGCCGGGCGAATCCGGGCCGCCACCGACGTCGTCGCGAGGCTCGACGCCCTCGCCTCGTTCGCCGAGGTGGCGGCGACGGATGGGTTCGTGAGGCCGCGGCTGGTTCTGGACGGCTCCCTGCGGATCCTCGACGGCCGCCATCCCGTCGTCGAGACGACGTCCCGCGAGAGGTTCGTCCCCAACGATGTGATCGCCGGGGAGCGCGGCGACCGCATCCTGATCATCACGGGCCCCAACATGGGGGGAAAGTCGACGTACCTGCGGCAGACGGCGCTGATCGTGCTCATGGCGCACGCGGGGAGCTTCGTGCCGGCGCGCGACGCGGAGATCCCGGTCGTGGATCGCATCTTCAGCCGTGTCGGCGCGTCGGACAGCCTGGCGACCGGTCAGTCGACATTCATGGTCGAGATGACCGAGACGGCGAACATCCTCAACAACGCGACGTCGCGGAGCCTCGTCCTGCTCGACGAGGTGGGGCGCGGGACGGCGACGTTCGACGGCCTGTCGCTCGCGTGGGCCATCGTGGAGCACCTGCACAACGCAGGGACGGCGCCTCCGATCACGCTCTTCGCGACGCACTACCACGAGCTGACGGATCTCGCCCTGACCCTGCCGGGCGTGCGGAACCTGACCGTCGGGGTCCGGGAGACCGGCGAGGCCATCATCTTCCTGAGGAAGATCACCGAAGGGACGTCGGACCGATCCTACGGCATCCACGTCGCCCGGCTGGCCGGGTTGCCTCGAAGCGTCATCGATCGCGCGCGAGAGATCCTGACGAACCTCGAGTCCGATGAGGTGGGACGAGACGGCATGCCGCGCCTGGCGCGCCACCGGGATCCGGCGGCGGCGCGAGGGCAGCTCGAGCTGTTCGGCACGGCGAGGGGCGAGGCGGCCGAGGCCGTTGCGGCGAGGCTGCGCGAGATCGATCCGAACGCGCTCTCTCCCATCGAGGCGCTCAGGCTCCTGTTCGAGCTGAAGGCGCGCGCGACGCGCTGA